A segment of the Leptotrichia sp. oral taxon 215 str. W9775 genome:
ATTATGATGGAATACTTGTTCCAGGTGGATTTGGAGACAGAGGAATAGAAGGGAAAATAGATGCAATAGAGTTTGCAAGAAAAAATAAAATCCCATTCTTTGGAATATGTCTTGGAATGCAGATGGCATGTGTAGAATTTGCAAGAAACGTCCTTGGATATGAAGGGGCAACTTCAACTGAATTTGATAGCGATACAAAATATCCAATAATCAGTCTTATGGAGGAACAGGAAGGGCTTGAATATTTAGGTGGAACAATGAGACTTGGATCTTATCCATGTATTTTAAAAGATGACAGCCATGCGGCAAGAGTTTATGGTAAAACATCTATAAATGAAAGACATAGACATAGATACGAGTTTAACAATAAATATAAGGAAGAATTTGAAAAAGCCGGAATGGATATAGTGGGACTTTCGCCTGATGGAAATTATGTGGAAGTTGTTGAAATAAAAGATCATCCTTATTTCATAGCTTGTCAATATCACCCTGAATTTAAAAGTAGACCAATAAAACCGCATCCATTATTTACAGGATGGGTAAAAGCGGCATTGAAAAAAAGAAAAGAGAAATAGAAGTTAAATTGTAAACAATAAGTATAAAAAAACTGTCCCAGGAAAAGTGAAAAACTATTTTTATGAGTTATTCATATTTTCTCCGGAGACAGTTTTTTATATTGATATTATTAAAATAGAGATAGCTAAAACAAGTGTTTTAAACTATCTCCTTCCATCCGATAAATATTAAATTGTGTAAATTAGTCTCTAATAGTTGCTAATAATTCTCCTAAAACTTCAACTGCTTGCTCAGCGTCAGCCCCTTCTGCGTGAACAGTTATTTCAGAACCATTTTTGATTCCAATTGATAATAATTTTAACAATGATTTACCGTTTACTTTTTTTCCTTCATTTTCAACGAAAACATCACTTTCGAATTCTTTTGCCTTAGCTACAAACACACCACCTGGTCTTGTATGTAATCCTGTAGGGTTTGTCATAACAACTGTCTTACTTGCCATTTATATATCCTCCTAAAAATATTTATGTAACTTAATTTTACAATAGTTTTGGGTATTTGTCAATAAAATATTAAATAGTATCCCTTAAAAATCATAACATTTGTTATTTGAAATTCATATTTTAAACTGTAATTGTTAAAGCCTTGAAATTAGTGTATGTTACATTTCCAGGTTTTGAATTTTTAATTTTTTTAACGAATTTTTTTTCACAGTAATCTACTGTGACTTTATCACCTTTATTAG
Coding sequences within it:
- a CDS encoding HPr family phosphocarrier protein; the encoded protein is MASKTVVMTNPTGLHTRPGGVFVAKAKEFESDVFVENEGKKVNGKSLLKLLSIGIKNGSEITVHAEGADAEQAVEVLGELLATIRD